Part of the Myxococcus xanthus genome is shown below.
GCGGGCAGGCGGGCCGTCCCGGTAGAAGACCTCCTCCAGCACCAGCCCCTGAGGCGGCGCGGTGGGCCCGGCGCGCTTGCGCTCCTGGGAGGCCAGCACCTCCGCCACCCAGGACGCGGGCCGCCGTCCCTTCCCCACCTCCACCAATGTCCCCGCCAGGTTGCGCACCATGTGCTTCAGGAACGCGGTGCCCTCCACCACGAAGGACACGGCGTCCCCCGACGTGCCTTCCACCGCCAGGCTCCGTATCTCCCGCACCGCGTGCTTGGCCTGGCAGTCCGCGGCCCTGAAGGCAGAGAAGTCATGCCGCCCCAACAGGTGCGCGGCCGCCTGCCGCATGGCCTCCACATCCAACGGAGCGAAGACTTCCCAGTGCGTCATCCGCCGCAGGGGCGAGCGCGTGCGCCGGTTGCTCACGCGATACCGGTAGCGCTTGCCCCGGGACCACCGGCGTGGGTCGAAGTCCTCG
Proteins encoded:
- the truA gene encoding tRNA pseudouridine(38-40) synthase TruA, producing MPRLKLTLEYEGTRYVGWQVQPNGPSIQSVLESGLERLLGARVSVASAGRTDAGVHASGQVACFDSPRVLPMKAYVMGLNGLLPPDVAVVDAVEVAEDFDPRRWSRGKRYRYRVSNRRTRSPLRRMTHWEVFAPLDVEAMRQAAAHLLGRHDFSAFRAADCQAKHAVREIRSLAVEGTSGDAVSFVVEGTAFLKHMVRNLAGTLVEVGKGRRPASWVAEVLASQERKRAGPTAPPQGLVLEEVFYRDGPPARTPGGTTDAEEDEG